The following nucleotide sequence is from Labilibaculum sp. DW002.
TGTTTTAAATACAACAGCTAGAATACAATCTAAATGTAATGAACTGGGTGTTGATATTCTTTTCTCTAAATACCTTCTCACCAAATTGAACCTTCCAGATCAATCCTATCAATCCAGAAACATTGGAGAAATTCACTTAAGAGGTAAAGAGCAAAAAGTTGAATTGTATACCTGTTTAAGTGAATCAATTTAAATTAGCTACTTTTTTCAAGATTAAATTTCAGCTTGCAAACGATTGATTTTATTAGACTTACTACTACTACTCCTGATTTTACTAGGTTTTAAATTATGATTTTTTGATCGAATTAGTATCTTTAATCCCTTCAACCAATTTAGTAAGTACATGATTCAAAACAAGTTAATTCGTTCCATCGAGGAAAGTATTCAAAATAACTGGGAGCATACAGCCTTTACAAACTATCAAAAAGACAGTATCACATTTAAAGGAGTAGCCGAAAAAATTCAATGGATTCACCTACTTTATGAAGAGCTTAATATTAAAAAAGGGGATAAAATTGCACTTATAGGTCGTAACCTAAACAATTGGGCAGTTACTTATTTGGCCACCATTACTTATGGTGCCACAATTGTTCCTATTCTACCTGATTTTAATTCAGGCGATATTCACCATATCATAAACCATTCGGAAGCATCTTTACTGTTTTCAACAGAAAATTTATTTAATAAAATTGATGATTCCAAAATCAAGAAATTGAAAGGAATTATTTCTTTGGGAGATTTTGAAATACTGTGTGCGTGTAATGAAAAATTAGAAAAAGCAGTTAAAAAAGCCGACGAAAAGGCAAGTAAAACTACATTAGATAAAGATCAACTTGATTACGCAGATCCAAAGAATAGTGATATTGCAGTACTTTCCTACACTTCGGGAACTTCCGGTTTTTCAAAAGGTGTGATGCTTAGCTACCGCTGTCTGTATTCCAATGTTCAAATTGGTTTCGATCATATCGATTTACGCTCGCAAGATAAGGTTGTCTCTTTTCTACCATTAGCACATGTTTTTGGTTGCATGTTCGAATTCCTTACCGAATTTTGCTGTGGTTGTCATGTGATTTTTCTATCGCGGGTTCCAACTCCTCAACTCATCACAAAAGCTTTCCAGGAAGTCAAACCTCGACTGATATGTTTGGTTCCATTAATTATGGAAAAAATTTATAAAAAACGTATTCTTCCAGCTTTAGAAAGTCGACGTGTAAAACTCATGTTGAAGGTTCCTTTGCTAGAAAAAAAGGTGTATAAGAAGATACGCAACTCACTTATAGAAACTTTTGGTGGTGAATTTATTGAGGTTATCATTGGAGGGGCAGCCCTAAGTAAAGAGGTTGAAGATTTTCTAAAGAAGATTGAATTTCCATTTACTGTTGGTTATGGCATGACCGAATGTGGCCCATTGGTTAGTTATAGTCCAAGTGGACAGTTTCGTCCTCATTCCTGTGGCCAGGTGGTAGATCGTATGCAGGTAAGAATCGATTCTAAAGACCCTTTAAATATAGTAGGCGAAATACAAGTAAAGGGTGATAATGTGATGTCGGGTTATTTCAAAAATAAAGAAGCCACAAAGGAATGTCTAAGTAAAGATGGCTGGTTGGGAACAGGTGATCTTGGAATTATTGAC
It contains:
- a CDS encoding AMP-binding protein, with translation MIQNKLIRSIEESIQNNWEHTAFTNYQKDSITFKGVAEKIQWIHLLYEELNIKKGDKIALIGRNLNNWAVTYLATITYGATIVPILPDFNSGDIHHIINHSEASLLFSTENLFNKIDDSKIKKLKGIISLGDFEILCACNEKLEKAVKKADEKASKTTLDKDQLDYADPKNSDIAVLSYTSGTSGFSKGVMLSYRCLYSNVQIGFDHIDLRSQDKVVSFLPLAHVFGCMFEFLTEFCCGCHVIFLSRVPTPQLITKAFQEVKPRLICLVPLIMEKIYKKRILPALESRRVKLMLKVPLLEKKVYKKIRNSLIETFGGEFIEVIIGGAALSKEVEDFLKKIEFPFTVGYGMTECGPLVSYSPSGQFRPHSCGQVVDRMQVRIDSKDPLNIVGEIQVKGDNVMSGYFKNKEATKECLSKDGWLGTGDLGIIDKDDTIYIKGRSKNMLLGPSGQNIYPEEIESRLNNLPFIQESIVTDDKDHKLIALLYPDYEVCDAEGLTKNEIEEAFESDRKILNKDLPAYMNVSRIILFPEEFEKTPKRNIKRYLYTSLYHE